The proteins below are encoded in one region of Rhizobium sp. 9140:
- a CDS encoding helix-turn-helix transcriptional regulator: protein MPDTKPVAPNAAMPKDGWAGDASENDLAALERLKSRDDVLAHMTRITAARGFPFFLLCTLPTVDQTKYSEIAILSNVPDEITRRYDDSGSVHENEAFVMLRTTTTPFRMTANECRKSAGGLFSPERETLLQEIDFCEAYFFPVHDAAGGRAVFIFLSRHADLSIEVMTDLHMICLHVYNRLVGIGGMDQEDERVDLSDREIQCLNWTAAGKTSSEIADILGLSEHTVNHYLNHVAKKLDATNRVQAVVKAMRLGLIS from the coding sequence ATGCCTGACACGAAGCCCGTTGCGCCGAATGCCGCCATGCCGAAAGACGGATGGGCGGGCGATGCATCCGAAAACGATCTTGCCGCGCTTGAGCGGCTGAAAAGTCGAGACGACGTCCTTGCCCATATGACTCGCATCACGGCTGCGCGCGGTTTCCCGTTCTTTCTCCTCTGTACGCTGCCGACGGTCGATCAGACGAAATATTCCGAGATTGCCATTCTCTCCAACGTGCCCGACGAGATCACCCGGCGCTATGACGACAGCGGCTCGGTGCACGAGAACGAGGCCTTCGTCATGCTGCGCACGACGACCACGCCGTTCCGGATGACCGCGAACGAGTGTCGGAAAAGCGCAGGCGGCCTGTTCTCGCCCGAGCGGGAGACGCTCTTGCAGGAGATAGATTTCTGCGAAGCCTATTTTTTCCCCGTTCACGATGCCGCCGGTGGGCGGGCTGTGTTCATCTTTCTCAGCCGCCATGCCGATCTCTCCATCGAGGTCATGACCGATCTGCACATGATCTGCCTGCACGTCTATAATCGTCTGGTCGGCATCGGCGGCATGGACCAGGAAGATGAGAGGGTCGATTTATCGGATCGCGAGATCCAGTGTTTGAACTGGACGGCTGCCGGTAAGACGAGTTCGGAAATCGCCGATATCCTTGGCCTCTCCGAGCACACGGTCAATCACTACCTTAACCATGTGGCCAAGAAGCTCGACGCCACCAATCGCGTTCAGGCTGTCGTCAAAGCCATGCGGCTCGGCCTGATCAGCTGA